One window from the genome of bacterium encodes:
- a CDS encoding ribosome maturation factor RimP encodes MLTAMGIELVELFIHGRGGRTLVRILVDEPGGISIRRVSQASRAISDLLDQKDLIPVRYTLEVSSPGVDRPLKNARDFIRHAGRLVAIQHQVGETTETLVGRIRKADEETVLLTIEKDMQEKIIELGRIQSAVVLLEF; translated from the coding sequence GTGTTAACTGCCATGGGCATCGAACTGGTGGAGCTGTTCATCCATGGGAGAGGAGGGCGAACCCTGGTGCGCATCCTGGTGGATGAGCCGGGCGGCATCAGCATTCGGCGCGTTTCCCAAGCCAGCCGTGCGATCTCGGATCTGCTGGATCAGAAAGATCTGATTCCAGTGCGCTACACTTTGGAGGTCTCTTCGCCCGGAGTCGATCGTCCGTTGAAAAACGCCCGTGATTTTATCCGACACGCCGGACGATTGGTGGCCATTCAGCATCAGGTCGGCGAAACGACGGAGACCCTGGTCGGCCGTATCCGCAAGGCGGACGAGGAGACCGTTCTTCTGACGATTGAAAAGGACATGCAGGAAAAAATAATCGAGCTCGGCCGAATCCAATCAGCCGTGGTTCTCTTGGAATTCTAA